In Sander vitreus isolate 19-12246 chromosome 4, sanVit1, whole genome shotgun sequence, the genomic stretch CTGGAAATTAGTATGACCAAAACAAGAAACTCAAATGCAGCACTGTACCTTTTCTCATTCAAGACATTTCATATTCATATGCTTAAACCTATAGCTAGTCATCAGAGGCAATTACTATCCATCCATTTTAAAGTTAAACAATGCTGAACGGATTTCAGAGTTTACAACTCTCACTTGATGACAGAGTAACTCTTCATATTTTTGTAACTATTAAAATCAAGTTTATAATGCACATCTGCTTTTCATATTGAACGAATGCAGGGACATTTTGTGTCCTGCATGGTTCCCTCTCCATATACCAAATTGCGTtgcaaaaaagagagagggagtagcCTTCTTGGAGAATGTTGCCTTCCATGACACCAAAAAGCACTAACTTAACAACAATAGTGTTCAATTTGACAAGTTGGCAACTGTCTCAACACTGTGAGAAGTCTTATAATACTtgtcaaattacattttcaagcTTATGAGGGATATTTGTAGACGTAAGGTCTGCATCATACTGACATTTCGTTTCACCACGAAGACACACTACCTTGAAATCTGCCAGTCAGCAAGAAGGTAAAAAGGTACGACACTGACTCTACAGGAATACATAGTTTCATCAGCTTTACAATCTAACAGCTGAAGTCACAAACGTGTTAAGAACAAAGTGAAATAAAGATACAGTGgctgaatgtgtgaaaatgtcaGGACAGACCTGTGCTACGTTCATATGCATAAACCTAGCGTTAAACAGTTCAACGTTACGTCAACTAACGTTAGCGTTCTATCGAAAGTAACGAACAAATAGGCCCTATGTGCTACAAAAGTTAGTAAATATCGTATAAATGTTTACTAGCTTAGCTTAAGAATACAGTTGCGAACTTGTCCAAACAGCTGTGGCCTATCTATTTATGGAAACGGTAACGTTAgttatagctagctagctagtcgtTAGCTAGTGTGTCGTTACGTAATCACCTGAACTGGCTTAGCTAGCTAACCTTAGCTGACGTTACACCATAACATTAGCAAACATTACTGCCATTGATTACGTGATTTAAGAGCTTCCGAAATTTAACTACGGGCTCCCCAGTAACACTGGACGATAAAAAACAATAGCAACCCGTCAAAGCTTCAGTTCTAAGCGTTTCTATATCGTAGTTAACCTGGCAGataatgctaagctaacgtgGCTAACAACAAAAGACCCACTTGAAGCGGTCCTTGCTTCATGTACTTGTAGTGCTAACGATATTTGCCTTGTCAGCAAGCATTTATTATTGTCCAGAACTCAATGTCGTAAAAGTTTAaggttttaattttaaaaacacCCCGTAATGTTCGAGCTAGCTGCAAAGCAAAAGCGAACAGTGGCGACTGGATCTCCAGTCAACTCTCCAGGACAACGTCTTCGTTTTCAGGCTGGACTCTGAACGCAAGTCCCTGGTCTTTCAGATGTCTTTACCGACGAAACATGCATCGTTTCTCTCACCTGCGTCCCTCGACTGAAACCCTGACCAGTAATTTTACTAGCCGTGAACTTTGTGACGACATTGCCATTGCAGTGTCTTCGTTTTCCTCCAGTACAAGGGGACTCGGACCCCAGAAGCGTCGCCATTATTTCTTCTTCCTGAACTGAACTGTTCGGGCAGGAAGTGGAAGGCTTTGATGAATTATTGGAGGCAATTAAGCGGCATCTGGTGGCAGAGAAGCACACTCTGCAAGAATCAAGTGGCTTCATTGATAAACACATATATAACGTTAGGCCATACATTATTATACCAAGAAAATACAGACGAGACTCTCTTTTTGTGTTGCCTATTTTATTGGATTCCAATATCATAACCATATAACAACAATCATATTCCAATAGAATTTGCATGTTTCATATTGCATTCAACAGCACATATTAAATTTAGAGAAACATTCAACTTTTGAAACCAATTGAGAACAAATGTCTCACGGACTTTAAATTTTCAGCTCACACCTCCACTGTGTGCCtctttaaacacacaaaaaaacattcttgttgctgacatacagtatgttacaaCATACATTGTAGTGTCTTAGCCCTTCCGCAACTCCAGGGCGGTCTGCAAAGACTACATTTGGGCACGCAGATGACCTCATCCAATGGCTTGCCCAAACTAGAGATGTGACAGGACAGCGTCTGACTTCCCTCTATCTGTCTGACTTCTTTTTGTCAGACTGATCCATCTCCTCAAGTGTCCCAGCTGTGATCGTTGCCCTCTGTCATTTGGAGGTAGGAGGTGATGGCCTCCCTCAGGCCTTCGCTGACTAGAGAGTTGTCTGACTCTGTTCTCTTCTTATTGAAAATCACTGACctggaagagacagaaaaggatTTTCAAAGACTATTAAACTTcacaaagattaatcaattattattTAAGCAGGACGCTCATGCTCTGCTGTAATAGAGTGACATCTTGTGGCAGTCATTAGTAGAAGCAAGGCTAAAGACAGTCTGCCACACCTGCTAATGTCCTTCCAGTTGATGGTAGGCCTTCTGACAGTTGTGGGTAAAGGCCTGGCTTCTCTAGCGTTGTCTAAACCCTGGATGAAGCAAGGCTCTGTCAGCTGACAACACAGTCCATCTGCAGACTCTGTGAGAAGGGGCAACATTTTAATATCAATTTTATCTCTGGTATAAAGTTATCTCTGGTATGTTCAGGCAGGGAAACATTATTACATAATTCGTGCAAACCTGAATAGTGTTCCACCAGGTGATGCAGGGAGGGGAAGTGGGTTCCTGGAAATATGTAGACCCAGCCATTTTCAAGGTGAGGGACTCGGTAGTGCTTTACACAGTCCAAGTATGAAGCGTTGGCCCTCTTCAGGACAGACAGCGAGTAACAATCTGAACATAAAAAAGATCACAGATGTAGGAGTTAAACTACACGGCCTTGATTCTTAATTTTGCACATAATTAATGCCAGCACTGAttcatagggctgggcgatatggagaaaatcaaatatcacgatatttttgaccaaatacctcgatatcgataccgcaacgatattgtagagttgactattggtgctttcacaaaatatttacacaatgagatttttgataaataatcgtcagtaatgtggatataatgtctaagtgggtaaaggcaaataatagaacagttacaacagtctggtaagttcagaaaatgacatcactttactgtaattcagcctttaaaaccaggaaaagacaacacttatgccacattacgatattacgatatccaaaatctaagtctcatatcacaatatcgatataatatcaatatattgcccagctctactgaTTAATATTCCTTTTCCTTCTTAAACCATAGTTCTAGTTGTTTCTTAGGCAAATGAAGCCATTGTAATAATCTGACTACTGTCACTTGTACAAGCAAAATTCTTTGAATAGTGGAACTGCATTAGAAACCATTAAAATGATCCGCTGACACCCACCACACATAATATTTTAAAGCTCATTTTATGTCCTGGTGTCACAGTTTGGGCTTGGATTGAGTATGTTTTGAATGCAATTcacagtggggaaaaaaaagaaaaaataacccTCTAACCTTTGTTTGTCTCTGACTCTCGAATCAAGAAGGCTCCGCTCTGGTTATTAGGCTCCatgagcagctccactgctTTGTACCTGCTGATGCCTGTGAACAGCCACCTGAACAGGGAGAAGACACGATGGGACAATGAGACAGTGTTGtcataaagacaaaaataaatactgtacgtatgttgctgttgttttcaagtttgaaaaaaaaaatccactggAACAGTATCAAAGCACATTCCCCACTGGAGGAGGACTGAAACTACAGGAGGCAGAGGCTGGTGTCATGTCACTGGAGAGAACACAAGTTTTGTTCCAAACCTCTGTCTCCACTGAGGTAAAGGTTACCTATAAAGAGACTCCTCCCACCTGTCAGGGGACTCCCCACCCGTCATTTGACTTCTGTACAATTCctctgctgtctctctgtgtctctctctctctctctgtctctctctgtctctctctgtctctctctctctctctctctctctctctctctctctctctctctcacacacacacacacacacacacacacacacacacacacacacacacagtaatgagACAGATGTCTTAACATGAGTTCTTATGACAATGACCTACCTGTGTGTCACCTTGGCGATGTAGTTGGTGGGAACGTAGCTCTCACGGCCTGTGGTTGTGGATCTCACCATCATATAATCACCGTCGCTgttggagaaaataatcagtaatGACTAACTGTATCTGTCTAGGTGAAAACAACGGTGAGGGTGAAACATTAGGAGCTACATCACATACTCTGATATGACGGTGAGTCGTTCCCAAATGCACATGGTCAATTCTGTACCCACAAAAGATGGGTAATTACAGAGGGATACAATAATGCTCTCCTGGAGGcctgcagagagaaagaaggagaagcATATAATGAAACCAAATTATGGTCataacatttttctttgttttattttctgcgTTGATGTCTTGGGAAAATAACCTACGTGGTGATACAGGTTCAGGTGGATTTTCTAGGACTGTCAGGTTGGATTGACATCGGATGGGGCAGGTCCCCATGTTCTTTGGTTTCTTGCTGATTTGAAATGGCAGAAAAAGAGACACAGGGCAAGATGAGGAGCATAATTAGAAAATGGTGTGTCTTCAAAGGCCTTCAATACCCTTCACATTCATAATGTAATTATCCCTCTAGTTAATACATTATGACTGCCATCCGTGAAAGAGCTTACAGGTACTGCACACTATTTTGTAACCTGACAACAATATCTACATGTAGATGATACAGGAAGGCGCCTAACCATAACAAGAGGCACTGATATCCTGTGTTAAATTTCCATGCAACATGTTTACGAGGAATAAAATCTACttcacaaaagtgaaaaaatgaaTAGATGAGATTTTATTCTTAAGATACACactacttttttaaataatagcaGCAGCAAGTtaataaaatatctttaaaaaaatcaaataaacagTTTAACCTGTAACTGATTTCTCCATTCATATGAAATTGATATATCATTTACAGTAATACAGGTGACGAGGCAGTAAGTTTACTAATATTCTGAAGGTAAAAGTCAAGTTATCGTacgaaacaaaaaaagaaaaaagtaagaaaatttCCTTCAGGCAAAATACCATCACCAGAGCAAGCAACATAGGCTACTCACCTCCTTCAAtttctgtattgttttgtcCAGAAATGATATTCCGAAGTGGTAAGCCAGATCTTTCTCAGATCAACTGGTAAATTACAAATCtttttgatgaaaaaaaaaaagaggcttgTCTGCCttcagcgcacacacacgcacacatacacacggatGCCTGTAATATGTGTGTAAGCTCAGGTTTCCGCTCTGGCCTATTAATCAATCAGAATGACTGTGTTCCCTCCTCTGCACTGTTCCCATGAAGACGGCTGTTTTTACAGCTGTTTAGAGTGGTGGCTGACTGAAGAGACGAGACATCCTGCATGGCCTTTATGTATGTCACCCTGCTGCAGCTTCCTGTGACGCTCAAGACCTTACATCCTGACTCAGAACAGCTCGTGTTGATCTCTTGAATACAGAATGTTTTCAGCTGGGGCTTATAGAGCATCACTTGTTTATGGAATGAACTGTTTATCTACGTAAGCAGCATTtatatgtacatgtacatgcacCTTGTGGTGCAATGTGGTGGGTTGAAACCGTGACGTTATTTCAcacagtttgtgtaaatgttatATCACACAGACAGTTTGTGTAAATTAGGGTTACACTGGTCCAAACTACATTTTATCTGCCTTTAGATTTTGCAGCTGAACTATGACGTCTGGTTAATAGAAAGCGTTGAGCACATTTTCCCTGTCATTTTAGTGTTCCCATTACATTCAGATATTGCCAGTCATGTTAAAAATCAGATAAGAGTTAAACCTCTGCTGAAGCATGGCAAAGGTTCCCCTGCCAGCCTACGCCTGTCCTGATTTATCAGCAGTCATAAAGTTCATCCATCATGCTGACACTGCAATGAAGCAGTGCAGTAGTGAAGCAATATGACATTGGCATTTTGTACTCATAATcattttttgtgtaaaaatatcaaagaaaattaacaatgttttttttaaatgaataattcTTTCAGTGAAAACTGTGCAGCCCTACGCTTCATTTATGTATATCAGAGATGGTAGAAATGATTTGACTTGCTGGTTTCAGTCTTTGCTTAGAGAGATGTTCATGCTCACAGACGCTAATAAGATAAGgtcacaaaaataaaactgtaaaactatgAACAAATGTTGTATCTCAATTTGTGGAGTGAAATTGTGGAACAGTCTGCATGTTTAAAGCAATGTCCAAACATTATCCAGtttataaaatgatttaaaaatatataaagatatgATCCTCACTAAAGTGGTGGCAGGGGTGGCCTAGGGGGTTAAGGAAGCGAGCTTGGgatcggttcaatccccagaccggccTGATAAAATCTGGgcgggaaagtgaaagagcagcgcttgtccctccctcatcaccaccactgaggtgcccttgagcaaggcccttaacctccaaccgctccagtggagctgctcagtggccggcagatcagactgtggttgtactgggcagcttcctggtatgaatgtggaactgtgtgaacgtgacaggtcgtcgttgcaaatgagaaactgttctcaatcgacttccCTGGATACATAAAGGTTGAAAAcaaattttaaaaaacaaaataaaatacagggATGAAGAAGGGCTTTGATCACcaggtgtgtgtacatgtatgtatgtatagtattgTATGCCAATATGCACGTGTACATGCTTATTTATTGCTCTGTCAAGACAATTAAGAGACTATGTATATAGCTGTTTACTGtatttaactgtaattatgtaaCTATGGGTGTGATAAGTGACAAGTATGTCAAGTTCTATAATTGTATTGAGTTtttgtaattaatgatttaattATTAAGGGTTAGGATTAAATACGTttatacttcttcctactccttttcgaGCATGTAAATTAAAGAAATTAGCTAATGAAATTAATTATGTTATCTCTTTCTTGTTTTTACCTTCTcaagaagaataaaaaagttCCTTCATAATCTCTTCTTGTACTATTCTCTAATCAGATGTACTGAGTCCTAACTCTACTGGGaacggaaaaaaataaaataatctttacCAAAACAGGGTCAGATGTGTGCTGTAATCACAGAGAACTGCATGTTAGAGCAGATGGAAAGAACGTCTTATCAAAAAAATTTAATCATTCCATACCAGTGTGTGGGATATCTTTCTCAAATGGTTTTCTAGATTGGTTCACCAAATATAGCAAAAGCCCTATTTGTAAATGTGGTATCTAACTCCACATTATTTCTAGTAAAAATATTATGTTCGGATTGCAATTAAATAAGAGTATCATCTTAAATTGTTTGGAATTGAGTGCACATGTTTTAGACACAACAAGTTAACAACTGTTCACAGAGATGTCAACAAAAATGGACACAGTATTCATAGCAGGGTTGTTGGCATGGCATTGCATTAAACTGTACAGATATTATGGTCTTCACCCCTGTATGTACTTAATGAGAAGTTCATTTGTCTTTGCCATCAAATGAGGAAAACTGTAGTGTTGCACAATGGAGAACCCAGCACGATAAGAGAAGCCTCAGTGTGCGATTCACCTGATTCACATTTAGCGCTTTAGTACATCTTTTCAGTTTGAGGTCAATCTCCTCATCTCATTTGCAGTGCAGCTgatcactgttttttttcttctttcaataTGTGCTAAATATAGACTGCCTCATAGTTGTCACTGAGGAAATAAGAACAAGTGTGGTTGGAAACTAACTCACCACAGTCACCTCACTTTTCCACTAACAGGAGAGGTAAAGCACAACCGCTCACTGCACTGAGACAGACactattttctctttcttttaattCAAATACATGCActacacttgttttttttatgcgcAATTGAATTCGATTTTGTTTATAGTgtcagatagagtaggtctggATCAAACTAGGagttacaaagacccaacaatttcacacaagcaagcatttggtgtgaagaaaaacttccttttagagAGAAACCTtgggcagacccaggctcttggtgggcagccatctgccgctgccggtttgggacacagagacactgatacagatatacatatGATTCATAacaattatagcagttggtatgatgcgCCGTGGcacttatagtaacaataaagataatcgaactatgactagaaataatagtaggTGTAGCAGTGCAGGGCATCAAGCAGGACCACAGTAACAGCTGCCAGTGCACTTGGTAGGCAGACTTATGGGCAACGTACTGCTAAATTATAATGAGAAAGAACACCAGACATGTCGTGTTGTAGCTTTATTCAGTAGTAATATAAATGAGTTGAATCAGCAGACTGTGAGAAGCACCACTGGGCCCCTCATTGAAGGAACTTTTACTTTTCACATCATAACCCACTTGAtaaaagttgttaaaacatCTATTCAACTGAACAAAATCATTAACacaaagcagaaagaaaaatagATGAGATCAGTCacaaaaagaatacaaaaaagtTGACACACTGGTACATGACTTTACTGACAATGGGCTATAGTCTGCAATGGTTCTTCCATGTATCACTTTACCTTTATTTCTGCAGCTACAGTAGGTTTAGTGATCCCTCTGTATACTTTGTGACTTTTTCCGGCCTCACATCGCAGCAAGTTTGTGTTGCACAGAGATACAGTGAATCAAAATCAATGCATCCTATAAGTTTAGAGTTCACAACAGGAGAGACCAGTTAAAATAGTAAAAGTGTTGGTCTGTGCAATGAAAAAAGTCTACAAGTTATTTTGAACACATGGATGATTTCTAAAGTGTTTGTAAagacaattaaaaacaaagacattgtgaaaaaaataaatacaagggGTTGGTGTCAATCATATGGTTTGACCATTTGAACACACAACACATCTGAATGTAGTTATGGGTTCTGCTAGGAATGTGACTTTGATGGTGTATTTaatattcaatatttaataatatGCATCTGGTAATATATTTCTTACATCCTCTTTTCTAATCACATAGTTTATTACAGATCTCCTGGCATTGAGTTGCTTAGGAGCgggatgagagagagatagacagagggagagagagagagaaaaagagagggggagagggcaCATAAGTTACTATGGGAGTGTGCAGGGGGTTGGGTGTGGTTTAGCAGGAGACTTCCATGGTCTGGGGTCCGGCCTGGTTGTCCAAGGCCCCCATGGCGCTGCCCTCCAGCAGGCtgttgagattgttgcggctgCGACTGCTGTCCATGGACGTGATGCTGGAAGAGGAGGTGGTGCGTGAGCGAGCCAGACGAGTCATTCCTGATGACGGCACTGAAACAGACAAACGTTACGCATTGATATTCCACTCACACAGCACGGAGACTCAGCGCAGTGTGGGAAcactaaaggccgttttatggttcttttgccgtagcctacataagtggcctgatgtttatacttgtgcgctagtgtgtgcgtcgagccggcgtgtgtgtgtgtgtgtgtgtgtgtgtgtgtggggagtgtgttagAGTGAGGGAAAAGTGAGAAAGTGATggcgattagctttggagcgagtaccgactctagagtcatagtgagagaaacaaagtgtctcctctgttttctgaccacggtgggaaatctgtagcaggaaaagttaaccctctccttgatttcatgtcgTTTATggacagtgttggggaagttacttttaaaaagtagtgtttgctcgttacttcttaaaaaagtaatccgttactttactttgttagcccctatggaaagtaactttttactttattcgttaattttacgttacttttaaaagcaggcgtctctggcagagactgaattatacaaaaactatctttgacca encodes the following:
- the sla2a gene encoding src-like-adapter 2; its protein translation is MGTCPIRCQSNLTVLENPPEPVSPRLQESIIVSLCNYPSFVGTELTMCIWERLTVISDDGDYMMVRSTTTGRESYVPTNYIAKVTHRWLFTGISRYKAVELLMEPNNQSGAFLIRESETNKDCYSLSVLKRANASYLDCVKHYRVPHLENGWVYIFPGTHFPSLHHLVEHYSESADGLCCQLTEPCFIQGLDNAREARPLPTTVRRPTINWKDISRSVIFNKKRTESDNSLVSEGLREAITSYLQMTEGNDHSWDT